The following nucleotide sequence is from Halomonas chromatireducens.
ATAGTCTTCCGGGTCTTCCGGCAGGGTGTAGTTGATCACGTGACTGACATCCTCGATATGGATGCCGCGGCCCGCCACGTCGGTGGCCACCAGCACCTGGATCTCCCCTTCGCGGAAGCTCTCCAGCGTCTTGATGCGCTGATTCTGGGGCACGTCACCGGAGAGCATCGCCGCATTGATGCCCGCCTTCCTGAGCAGTTCGTCGAGCTTGCGCACCAGATCACGACGATTGCCGAACACCATCACCCGGTCGAAGCTCTCCTGACGCAACAGGTTGACCAGCAGGCGCTGCTTGTCATCGTCGCTGACCATGTAGACCCGCTGATCGATGTTGGCGGCGTTCTCCACCGTGACCTCGATCTCGACGTGTGCGGGCTCATGGGTCCATTGGCTGGCCAGATTGAGGATGTCCTGGGAGAACGTCGCCGAGAACAGGAAGGTCTGGCGCTCCTCTTTCTTCGGCGTATGCCGGATGATTCGCTTGACGTCGGGAATGAAGCCCATCGACAGCATGCGGTCCGCCTCGTCGAGCACCAGCACCTCGACCTGAGTCAGGTCGACGTCGCGCTTCTCGTGATCTGGTGGACATCTTCTCCTCTGATGACGCTGAAGCCTGACCACCCCCCTCTCCAGGAAGAGGTTTCGTCTGCGCCTCGTCGAGCACCAGCACCTCGACCTGAGTCAGGTCGACGTCGCGCTTCTCGTGGAAGTCCAGCAGCCGGCCGGGGGTCGCCACCAGGATGTCGACCTTGCGCCCCAGGGCATCACGCTGCTTCTGGTAGTCCATCCCGCCGACCACACTGGCCACGTTGAGCGACGTGAAGCGTGCCAGGGCCTTGGCGTCCTTCTCAATCTGCAGCGCCAGCTCGCGGG
It contains:
- a CDS encoding helicase-related protein, yielding MPDVKRIIRHTPKKEERQTFLFSATFSQDILNLASQWTHEPAHVEIEVTVENAANIDQRVYMVSDDDKQRLLVNLLRQESFDRVMVFGNRRDLVRKLDELLRKAGINAAMLSGDVPQNQRIKTLESFREGEIQVLVATDVAGRGIHIEDVSHVINYTLPEDPEDYVHRIGRTGRAGANGVSISFVGEEDAFSLPEIERYINGKLPCVHPPEGLL
- a CDS encoding DEAD/DEAH box helicase, giving the protein MSESEQTTAPAENRKPKRRRRKPRRRQSNWDLRQFQVPVEAGKWRFHDFDLPLPLMRAIHALGFEYCTPIQAEALSQTLLGGDIVGKAQTGTGKTAAFLISIMAYFLEEEEPNAQKVGAPRALIVAPTRELALQIEKDAKALARFTSLNVASVVGGMDYQKQRDALGRKVDILVATPGRLLDFHEKRDVDLTQVEVLVLDEAQTKPLPGEGGGQASASSEEKMSTRSREARRRPDSGRGAGARRGGPHAVDGLHSRRQANHPAYAEERGAPDLPVLGDVLPGHPQSGQPMDP